One region of Thunnus thynnus chromosome 14, fThuThy2.1, whole genome shotgun sequence genomic DNA includes:
- the myofl gene encoding myoferlin isoform X1: MVNQPTVLHSDEKQNELKFPLPGLRLFLSAEYGPLRVNLDIIKMLRVVVESASGIPKKKLGNPDPITTIIFKGEKKKTKAIDSELNPVWNEVLEFDLKGSTLDASSFIDVVVKDYETIGKHKFIGSAKISLRDLASGNVRSLPSKNVPLINEKQQAVGATIDLLIGYEPPASSTPNLNNQPDGDMSLMDAGGNEEREEGETEVDRGGQGGSPGAAISPNQPGKPSHKPIRLSRKRHRALANKPQDFQIRVRVIEGRQLPGNNVKPVVKVNVCGQTHRTRIRRGNNPFFDEMFFYNVNMLPSELFDESISLKVYDSFSLRADSLMGEFKLDVGYIYDEPGHAIMRKWLLLSDPDDSSSGARGYLKVSIFVVGTGDDPPTERREISEEQDDIESNLLVPAGVTMRWATLSLKVYRAEDMPQMDDAFVQTVKQVFGGDGDRKNLVDPYLEVSFAGKKVCTKIIEKNANPEWNQVINLQVKFPSMCERIKLTMYDWDRLTKDDAIGTTFLDLSKLSSSGGEIEADTRAENGNMLSELSTVPSEVGFLPAFGPCYVNLYGSPREFTGLPDPYEDLNFGKGEGVAYRGRVLVELSTQLDGKVDNTVEDISSDDILVTQKYQRRRKYSLCAVFHSACMLQEPGEPIQFEVSIGNYGNKLDSTCKPLASTTQYSFAVFDGNHYYYLPWADTKPVVILTSYWEDISYRLDFVNILLCITERLESHLTSLKTAIVAKVPETRLAEIWLKLINHMIEDLNSLQLPALEGQTNVTALDLQIKNLRAAALDSLRQTASRMKEEATDVKATVGDIEDWLDKIKQLAVEPQNSMPDVIIWMLRGEKRVAFARVPANQILYSTFSEQACGKHCGQTQTIFMQYPMDKNKGVRIPVQLRVNMWLGLSAHEKKFNSFSEGNFSVYAEMYENQAQVFGKWGTTGLVGRHKFSNVTGKVKLKQERFLPPRGWEWDDDWFVDPERCLLTEADAGHTEFTDEVFQNETRFPGGEWKPAAEPYTDVNGEKTQSPGAFECPSGWAWEDDWSFDSNRAVDEKGWEYGVTIPPDDKPKSWVAAEKMYHIHRRKRLIRPRKKISDKVAPVERREPGEGWEYSSLIGWKFHRKERTSDTFRRRRWRRKMVPSDCIGASAIFKLEGALGVDVDEKASKADTAKRFGANTPTVSCHFNRSYIYHLRVYVYQGRNLCAMDKDSFSDPYAHVSFLHLSKTTEVIRATLNPTWDQTLIFEDIEIYGDPQTIARNPPDVVLELYDSDQVGKDEPMGRCTCPPVVKLNPSVAVSPRLLWFPVTKKGRNAGEVLLAAELLLKDKVNEGDLPLVPPRRGENLYMVPQGIRPVVQLTAIEVLTWGLRNMKTYQLATVSSPSLIVECGGEIVQTAVIKNFKKNPNFPGSVLQLKVLLPKEEMYTPPIVLKVIDHRPFGRKPVVGQCTIDCLEEFRCDPYRINSEVCMSARVAMIAAAQGDVVIDIEGRPIVTTEARAEKEEEAVDWWSKFYASVGQQEKCGPYLKKGYDTLQVFNSELEEVEQFQGLTDFCSTFKLQRGKTEDEEDDPSVVGEFKGSFKIYPLPDDPGVPAPPRQFRELPESGPQECLVRLYVVRCIDLQPKDTNGMCDPYIKITLGRKTVDDRDNYKPNTLHPEFGRMFELSCFLPQDKDLKISVYDYDLLSRDEKVGETIIDLENRLLSRFRSCCGLPQTYCVSGINQWRDQLMPSQILQNMARVRGIPPPRIEGDGSSLSFSGKQYNLQDFEANTVIHSHLGPPRERLALHVLRNQGLVPEHVETRTLHSSHQPNLSQGRIQMWVDIFPKNFGMPGPPCVITPRKAKKYFLRAIVWNTTDVILDETSITGENMSDIYVKGWMPGMEEDKQKTDVHYRSLDGDGNFNWRFIFGFDYLPAEQLCVVSRKEHFWNLDKTEFRIPPKLIVQIWDNDKFSLDDYLGSVELDLLNLIPPAKTPEKCNLKMLPGMAGSVSSKKPQPNSLFSQKSVRGWWPCAIEQDGKHVLGGKVEMTLEIVEEKEMEERPAGKGRDEPNMNPRLEPPNRPDTSFFWFTNPCKTMKFIVWRRFKWIFIGVIILLLVLLFLGILLYSLPNYISMKIVKPFS, from the exons GTTCATAGGCTCAGCAAAGATCTCTCTTAGAGACTTGGCCAGTGGTAACGTGAGGTCCCTCCCATCCAAGAATGTGCCCTTgattaatgaaaaacaacaggCCGTTGGG GCAACCATTGATTTGCTCATTGGGTATGAGCCACCTGCCAGCAGCACTCCAAACTTAAATAATCAACCTGATGGAGACATGTCTCTGATGGATGCTG GAGgcaatgaggagagggaggagggggagacagAAGTGGACAGAGGGGGTCAGGGTGGAAGTCCAGGAGCTGCCATCTCACCAAACCAGCCTGGGAAACCTAGCCACAAGCCAATCCGTCTCAGTCGTAAGAGGCATAGAGCTCTGGCCAATAAACCCCAGGACTTCCAG ATTCGTGTTCGAGTTATCGAGGGTCGACAACTGCCTGGCAACAACGTCAAACCAGTGGTGAAGGTGAATGTTTGTGGACAGACCCACAGGACTAGAATCAGAAGAGGAAATAACCCCTTCTTTGACGAG ATGTTTTTCTACAACGTTAACATGCTCCCCTCAGAGCTGTTTGATGAGAGCATTAGTCTTAAG GTTTATGACTCCTTCTCCCTCAGAGCTGACAGTCTAATGGGAGAGTTCAAG CTGGATGTTGGCTACATCTATGATGAACCTG GTCATGCCATAATGAGGAAGTGGCTCCTCCTGAGTGATCCTGATGACTCCAGCTCAGGGGCCCGAGGTTACCTTAAAGTCAGCATATTTGTTGTGGGGACTGGGGATGACCCACCG ACTGAAAGGAGAGAGATAAGTGAGGAGCAGGACGACATAGAGAGCAACCTTTTGGTGCCAGCTGGTGTCACAATGCGATGGGCCACACTCAGCCTCAAAGTCTACCGTGCAGAGGATATGCCACAAA TGGATGATGCCTTTGTTCAGACAGTGAAACAAGTCTTTGGAGGGGATGGAGATAGGAAAAACTTGGTGGATCCATATTTGGAAGTCAGCTTTGCTGGGAAAAAG gtgTGCACTAAAATCATTGAGAAGAATGCTAATCCAGAGTGGAATCAAGTCATCAACCTCCAAGTCAAG TTCCCTTCCATGTGTGAACGCATCAAGTTGACTATGTATGACTG GGATCGTCTAACCAAGGATGATGCCATAGGAACGACTTTTTTAGATCTGAGCAAACTGTCCTCCTCTGGGGGAGAGATTGAAG caGACACACGGGCTGAAAATGGCAACATGCTATCTGAAT TGAGCACTGTACCGTCTGAGGTTGGTTTTCTCCCAGCGTTTGGGCCATGCTACGTCAACCTGTATGGCAGCCCAAGAGAATTTACTGGCCTCCCTGACCCATACGAGGATCTCAACTTTGGCAAG GGTGAAGGGGTCGCCTACAGGGGGAGGGTCCTTGTTGAGCTGTCGACTCAGCTGGATGGGAAGGTTGACAATACCGTAGAAGACATTTCCAGTGATGACATCCTGGTGACACAG AAATACCAGCGGAGGAGGAAGTACTCTCTCTGCGCTGTGTTCCACAGTGCATGCATGCTCCAAGAGCCAGGCGAGCCAATCCAGTTCGAGGTTAGCATTGGTAACTATGGTAACAAGCTGGACTCCACCTGCAAGCCCCTGGCGTCCACCACCCAGTACAGTTTTGCTGTGTTTGATG GTAATCACTACTATTACCTGCCCTGGGCTGACACGAAGCCTGTAGTTATTCTAACTTCATACTGGGAGGATATCAGCTACCGTCTGGACTTTGTCAACATTCTCCTCTGCATCACTGAGAGACTG GAGTCCCACCTCACCTCTTTAAAAACAGCCATCGTAGCCAAGGTGCCTGAGACACGTTTGGCAGAGATTTGGCTCAAACTTATCAACCACATGATTGAGGATCTTAACAG TTTACAGCTTCCAGCGCTGGAGGGCCAGACCAACGTGACTGCACTTGATCTCCAAATAAAAAACTTGCGTGCTGCTGCTCTGGATAGTCTCAGACAGACGGCCAGTCGCATGAAGGAAGAGGCCACAGATGTCAAAGCTACTGTTGGTGACATTGAAGACTGGTTGGACAAAATCAAACAGTTGGCAGTGGAG CCTCAGAACAGCATGCCAGATGTGATCATCTGGATGCTGAGAGGAGAGAAGCGTGTGGCTTTTGCCCGAGTCCCAGCAAACCAGATTCTGTACTCCACCTTCAGTGAACAAGCATGTGGCAAACACTGCGGACAGACTCAGACCATCTTCATGCAG TACCCAATGGACAAAAACAAAGGTGTGAGGATCCCTGTTCAGCTGCGGGTCAACATGTGGCTCGGTCTCTCTGCCCATGAGAAGAAGTTCAACAGCTTCTCAGAGGGAAACTTCAGTGTATATGCTGAAATG TACGAGAACCAGGCCCAGGTGTTTGGGAAGTGGGGAACCACTGGCCTGGTTGGGCGCCATAAGTTCTCCAATGTGACTGGAaaagtgaaactcaaacaaGAACGCTTTCTGCCACCGCGTGGATGGGAATGGGATGACGACTGGTTTGTGGACCCTGAGCGATG CCTGTTGACAGAAGCAGATGCGGGCCATACAGAGTTCACAGATGAAGTCTTTCAGAACGAAACACGTTTCCCTGGTGGGGAGTGGAAGCCTGCTGCAGAGCCCTACACAGACGTG AATGGAGAAAAGACTCAGAGCCCAGGGGCCTTTGAGTGTCCATCTGGATGGGCCTGGGAGGATGACTGGAGTTTTGACAGCAACAGAGCTGTAGATGAGAAAG GTTGGGAATATGGGGTTACCATTCCTCCGGATGATAAACCCAAATCCTGGGTTGCAGCAGAGAAGATGTACCATATCCATCGCAGGAAGAGGCTCATAAGACCGAGGAAGAAGATATCTGATAAAGTGGCTCCTGTTGAG AGGCGAGAACCAGGGGAAGGCTGGGAATACTCTTCCCTGATTGGCTGGAAGTTCCACAGGAAGGAACGCACCTCTGACACATTCCGCCGCCGCCGCTGGAGAAGAAAGATGGTTCCATCAGACTGCATCGGGGCCTCAGCCATCTTCAAACTGGAGGGGGCATTA GGGGTTGATGTGGACGAGAAAGCCAGTAAAGCAGATACGGCCAAGCGATTTGGTGCCAACACACCCACTGTTTCCTGCCACTTTAACC GGTCTTACATTTACCATCTGAGAGTGTACGTGTATCAGGGGAGGAATCTCTGTGCCATGGACAAAGACAGCTTCTCAG ATCCTTATGCCCACGTGTCCTTCCTGCATCTGAGTAAGACCACGGAAGTCATAAGGGCCACTCTGAACCCCACGTGGGATCAGACTCTAATCTTTGAGGACATTGAAATCTATGGAGACCCGCAAACCATTGCCCGCAACCCACCTGATGTAGTTTTGGAGCTGTATGACAGCGATCAAGTG GGTAAAGATGAGCCCATGGGTCGCTGTACATGCCCCCCAGTAGTGAAACTGAACCCCAGTGTGGCTGTCAGCCCAAGGCTGCTGTGGTTCCCAGTCACCAAAAAGGGACGCAATGCTGGAGAAGTACTGCTGGCTGCTGAGCTTCTACTGAAGGACAAG GTGAATGAGGGAGATCTGCCCCTGGTCCCTCCTCGGCGGGGGGAGAATCTCTACATGGTTCCCCAGGGAATCAGGCCTGTAGTGCAGCTCACTGCGATTGAG GTCTTGACTTGGGGCTTGAGGAACATGAAGACCTACCAATTGGCCACAGTTTCCTCTCCCAGTTTGATAGTGGAATGTGGTGGTGAGATTGTTCAAACCGCTGTCATCAAGAACTTCAAAAAGAACCCCAACTTTCCGGGATCTGTGCTGCAACTCAAAGTG CTTCTTCCCAAAGAGGAGATGTACACCCCTCCCATCGTCCTGAAGGTAATCGACCACCGACCTTTCGGTAGGAAACCTGTAGTAGGTCAGTGCACCATTGACTGCCTGGAGGAGTTCCGTTGTGACCCGTATCGCATTAACAGTGAAGTCTGCATGTCTGCTAGAG TGGCAATGATAGCAGCTGCACAGGGAGATGTTGTCATAGACATTGAGGGGAGACCAATCGTGACAACTGAG GCTCGAGCTGAAAAG GAAGAGGAGGCAGTAGACTGGTGGAGTAAGTTCTATGCCTCTGTTGGACAGCAGGAGAAGTGTGGGCCTTACCTGAAAAAGGGATATGACACATTACAG gtatttaacagtGAACTAGAAGAGGTTGAGCAATTCCAGGGTCTCACTGATTTCTGCAGCACTTTCAAACTCCAGCGAGGAAAGActgaagatgaggaagatgatCCCTCGGTGGTGGGAGAGTTCAAG GGCTCGTTCAAGATTTACCCACTGCCTGATGACCCAGGGGTGCCAGCTCCACCCCGCCAGTTCAGAGAGCTTCCTGAGAGCGGACCTCAGGAGTGTCTGGTCAGACTTTATGTGGTGCGCTGTATTGACCTGCAGCCTAAGGATACAAATGGCATG TGTGACCCATACATTAAGATTACGTTGGGAAGGAAAACAGTGGATGACAGAGATAACTACAAACCAAACACTCTCCATCCAGAGTTTGGGAG GATGTTTGAGCTGTCCTGCTTCCTGCCTCAAGACAAGGATCTGAAGATTTCTGTGTATGACTATGACTTACTGAGCAGAGATGAAAAAGTCGGTGAGACAATCATCGATTTGGAGAACAGACTTCTGTCCCGTTTCAGGTCCTGCTGCGGACTGCCGCAAACGTACTGCGT CTCAGGGATTAATCAATGGAGAGACCAGCTGATGCCCTCTCAAATCCTCCAGAATATGGCCAGGGTGAGAGGTATCCCTCCTCCACGCATAGAAGGAGACGGCAGCTCACTGTCTTTCTCAGGAAAACAATACAACTTGCAAGATTTTG AGGCAAACACTGTGATCCACTCACACTTGGGCCCACCCAGAGAGAGACTGGCTCTGCATGTCCTCAGAAACCAGGGCTTGGTACCAGAGCATGTTGAGACCAGAACCCTGCACAGCTCCCACCAACCCAACTTGTCCCAG GGACGAATTCAAATGTGGGTGGACATCTTCCCCAAGAATTTTGGTATGCCAGGGCCTCCATGTGTTATCACCCCACGCAAAGCCAAGAA GTACTTCTTGCGAGCCATTGTTTGGAACACAACTGATGTCATTTTGGACGAAACAAGCATCACTGGAGAAAACATGAGTGACATCTATGTCAAAGG GTGGATGCCAGGTATGGAGGAGGACAAGCAGAAAACTGATGTTCATTACAGGTCCCTGGACGGTGATGGAAATTTCAACTGGAGGTTCATCTTTGGGTTTGACTACTTGCCTGCAGAACAGCTGTGTGTTGTCTCAAGGAAA GAACACTTTTGGAATCTGGACAAAACTGAATTTCGGATTCCTCCCAAGTTGATCGTCCAGATATGGGACAATGACAAATTCTCGCTGGATGACTACTTAG GCTCAGTTGAGCTGGACCTTCTCAATCTGATCCCTCCTGCTAAGACCCCAGAAAAGTGCAACCTGAAGATGTTGCCAGGAATGGCAGGCTCAGTCTCCTCCAAGAAACCACAGCCCAACTCCCTCTTCTCCCAGAAGTCTGTACGAGGCTGGTGGCCATGTGCAATCGAGCAGGATGGGAAACACGTGCTTGGT GGGAAAGTAGAGATGACCCTGGAAAtagtggaggagaaggagatggAAGAGAGACCAGCTGGGAAAGGCAGAGATGAGCCCAACATGAATCCCAGACTGGAGCCACCAAA CCGTCCTGACACATCATTCTTCTGGTTTACAAACCCTTGCAAGACCATGAAGTTCATAGTTTGGCGCAGATTCAAATGGATTTTCATCGGGGTGATTATTCTTCTGCTGGTCCTCTTGTTCCTTGGGATCCTGCTCTACTCTCTACCT AACTACATCTCAATGAAGATTGTGAAGCCTTTCTCCTAA